The DNA segment ACATTAGAATGTACTGTACAAAGATTCGAAGCTGTGCATTTtctcacctttttcttttttgcttagGCTAATCAGGCTGCCAAGAAACCTAAAGGTGAAGGACAGGTGTCCGAGAACTCACTTCTTGGTTCATCTTTGGTCCAGAATTCCATTTTGGTGGATACAGTTACTGGTGTAGCTGCAAACACAAGTTTCCAAAAACCATCGACATCATTTCCTGCACCGGTACCTCTGACCTCAGGAAGTATTTCTGTTCCAGACAGTCATGCACCTGAAAATTTGGCAATATTAGCTACAGGAATGCCAAGTACCTCATACAGTTTGGCATCACACCAGGAATGGCCTCAGCATCAAGAGCAAACAAGGACAGAACAAATATACTCTCAAAAACAGGAGACGTTACCTGCTGGTCAGTACAACATGAACTTCCAACCAGGGACGTCTGTACAGTTGCACTCTGGAGTACATCACAGACCTGACAAGCTTGCTGAGCATTCTGCTGTCAAACAAGAATATTCTCATAAGTCAGGAAACAAACACCATGGACAAGTCGCTGCTCCTGTCATAATTCCACAAAAAATGTCTCTGGATAAATACAGAGAGAAGCGCAAACTAGAAACCCTCGAACTGGACATGAGAGAACACTATGTAGCAACCCCAGGCgaacagcagcacaaaaaacacgtgcagccacagccagccagcagttCTTCTGTTACGTCtcctattaaaatgaaaattcctATCGCAAACgcagaaaagcctgaaaaacacttttctgataagaaagaaaagggtgGCTCGCTCAAACTCCGTATACCGATCCCACCCACAGAAAAGGGTGCCAGTAAGGAggagctgaaaatgaaaattaaagtttCTTCCTCGGAAAGGCATAGCTCATCGGACGAGGGTAGCGGAAAAAGTAAACATTCAAGTCCCCACGTTAGCAAAGAGCATAAGGAGAAACACAAAGAACACTCTTTAAACCGCCACCACAGTACTGGGCATAAGCACTCCCATTCACACAGTGGTGGCAGCAGTAGTGGCGGCAGTAAGCATAGCACTGACGGAGTAGCACCGACTGTTTTGAGGAGTCCTGTTGGCCTGAGTAGCGATGGCAATTCCTCTAGTTCCGGCTCTTCAAGAAAGAAGTTGCACAGCAATGATGCTTCTCACAACCACCACTCCAAAATGAGCAAAAGTTCCAAAAGTTCAGGTAGTTCATCTAGTTCTTCCTCTGTTAAGCAGTATGTATCCTCTCACAACTCTGTTTTTAACCTTCCCTtaccccctcctccccctgtCACATACCAGGTGGGCTACGGACATCTCAGCACCCTCGTGAAACTGGACAAGAAACCAGTGGAGAACGGTCCTGATGCCAATCACCAGTACAGTACAAACAGCCAGCATATGGACTACAAAGATACATTCGACATGCTGGATTCGCTGTTAAGTGCCCAAGGAATGAACATGTAGTCAATTCTtaggttgtttttctttactttttttaatttaagaattGTTAGAATGGAAAACTTCCTAATGTAGCAGTAGCAATgccagctgttgctgctgtcGTTTCGGTATATGTAAGTGCTGCTTTATCCTTCACTCTGAAAAGAAGAGGTATAGTAAACAAGTCTTTATCTCCACATACGATAGTGTTATAAATACTGTAATAGCATGGAAGGTGCAAAAAATCTCAGTATTTCTACAACTGCAGCTAAGAACAGTAGAATGAACGTCTGCTTTTAGGTGTATAGGATGCCTCAAGCATtgattatttataattttgAGTACTGCAGCCACAACTTTTTGTTGCGTAGTTCTTGAATGAGTGTCATTGTTTTCTTGTGTATTTATACTGTATGTATGATTTGCATGTTTCAAAGATAAAGGGATTAAAAACAGTATACTGAAACTGTTTACAAGAAAGTGGAGAAAAATGTACatacatttttgtatgtttAGATATACCGTAAATACTCAGGATTGGAGCTGCTTGTAAGTATAACAAAATACACATAACTTTATTTTATCTTGCCAGAGTCCATCAGTTATCCAAACAAAGATGGCACTTTGTCTTGTTTATCTTTAAACTGTAGGCCTTATTGGAAGCCGCTTAAAAGGGACACTTCACTAGAGAAGGACCATGTAGGGTCAGCACCGCACAGTATTACCAGAGAGGCAGGAAATCGGGTAGGCCTCTGCTCGCTCGTTACGGCCAGACCTCAGACATGTCCCTtgctttctgaaggaaaaaggaattcaAATAAAAGTTTACATAATCTTTTGATGTGAAGTGCATTTAAACGTTTATTGGCTTGATGCAGTAAATTAGACACAGAGCTGTTAATAATGGTTATGTAGATTCATGCGACTTAACTGCAGTTCATAACCGgcattgtgaaaaaaataatttttttttaaaaaaaaaggtcataatttattttaatagcaaacaGGGTCACTGTTTCCATTACCATTTCGGAATAATACCCGTGTTCTTAAATACAATAACTGTACTTGTGTGTGATGCCACATTTCTTTTACAGGTGAATGCAGTCTTCATAGTAAATAAGAATAAAACTATCAATATCCCAACAATAAAATAGTTACCATTGCTGCTGCGCATTGTACTTGTGATTAGTTAACAAATTGGAAGacacttgttctgttttttcagctctgtgggggtttaaataaaaggaaatcaaTCTCCCAGTTAAACCACTAGCATCCATTTTATCTGCCCGCATGTGTCAGTGCGATGGCTTGTGCGCTCTTTCCAGGGTGTTTCGCTCTTTGGAAGAAATGACAGGTGTGAATGtccttgtttttttcaaagccaaTACTACAGCTCAGTCGGCTGGCTAGCAGCGAACTGGCTGTCTGGGTTGTTACTCAAAACTATTCATAAGCTATGAAGTACCTCAACACGAACTCAGTATGTAGTAGCAACGGCCGGTTTTCAGTGACTTCTCTTAACTTGGAAGTGACCACGATGTGAAGTAAACTTTTGCTAAGCCACCTCATTCCCTTAGTGCTCGTGTCATTCTGTAAGTCTCAGATGTCACAGCTGGAGCTTTGCCCTTTCAGTTAACATCACTCACGTGTGCTTTAAATGATAAAACTGTTCAATATCTACTCGGTCGGTAGTTGCTGTATTATGTAACTACAGGTATATCAATTACTATGTAATACTCTGTTTCCAGTAATGCAAACGCTTGTAATTACTTGAATAAGTTTTATTTGAACTATGGATACTTTTTTTACACTTAAGGAATATTTAAATGGAAACCTGATCGCATTTTCTGCTAATCTTGGCTTAAATCTTGGCCCGTGTACAAAACCCAAAGCTGTCTTATCCCTACCAACATGGTTATTTTTCTACATTTGGAATGTAACTTCTTGTTACGTAACTTCTGCATTGTTgaatattttctctccttttataGGCCGTTCCCTTTCCATCTCAGCGCTACTTTTGtgtctgatttttattaaatgtaatcCGTGTTACATACTGTCCTAAACTATAGTATGGGTAGACGGATGAAATAGCAGTGAAttgtcttctatttttctttgaagcacTACAGTACTTTCTTTTTGAGTCTGTTTTAAATAGTTGTGCCATGAAATGCGTCTTATACAGCCACTCTGGATAAGCAATATATTGTACTGTAAATATAGTAATTGCTGTCGTAACTTGGCGTTACAATGTCTGGATGGTAACTAGTGCCTGTCTAATCTAAATTGGAAAAGAGCGTAGGCCTTCATCCTAAGGTgctgtttcaaaagaaatatttcctgttttGATTCCGGGAAATTGTGAAATACCATGGATAAAATGTTGCTATGCTACATTGAGATccaaactgatttatttttttttgtttctttgtaaagGATGTCCATAAAACTCATTGGGTTTGGTTTTCAATGTGATTGTAAATGTGTGAAATTGTATGTGTCTTTGTGTCTGTGCTAGTAGGGGctgagagggagggagaggataTGCAACAAGATGCCACTAGTTTTCCCTGACTGAAACCCACTGCAAATTAGTGTGTGAATTGCAGCCTGGCTGAGGTgttagaaataaatgaaaattaatagaaTCGGCATCAGCCTCACAAGTGAATGACtgaataaatgcaataaaaggCTAATAGGCAACACTATTACTCTGTTCATCACTTTGATTACAGACTTTTTTGTTATAAATTTGAGTACGTGCATTCTGTAATTTGTAAAATGACGCCGTAGTGGAGACCTTGCTACATCACTATTAaaaatcttccctttttgtGAGATATGAGGTTTGTAGAATAGAGAGATTCTTTCGTATGTTGAATCTTAATCTGTCGCTAATGGTGGGAGTGCTGAAGTAATGTATCTCACTGTGATCTGGTACTTCGGTATTTGCATAAAATGGCAGTTCTGTATATTCTTTTGGCTAActgtaaatataaatgtttcATATTAGCATAGCTGAATTTTTGAGGTACAGCCGTTTGTGTGAGATTagaaaaaacaactttatttctaagaacttgtaaagaaaaagtattttcaataaaattccCTACCTCACCTCTATTGTGCAGAATTATCCCATTTTGCTACGTTTAATTTTCCAACTTCATTTGTAAACACTAAGAAGATCCCTTTTCAGTTATTGGCAAAACATTGCTGGCTTTTATCAAATCAGTTAAGTAGCGGAATGCTTGGAAGTCTCAAGTCTAATATGTTTACTTTGCTTCCTTTACATTATTATGGTGATCAGGCATATGATACCTGAAAAGCAAATTCTAGACTTTTTATGCCATCTTAAGCTGCACCTGAACTCCACCCTGGCGTTGAGAGCTTGCACCCTTGTAATTTTGTTGCGTAGTGTCTGGCCACGcttaatgatttaatttttaaatttttattttttaattttttttagcagtgggaagtgggggggggggaaggggtgagggggtgggtgACAAGAGCATGCCAAGGATCTTTGTGAGACCTTAGGAGGAAAGGTTCCCAATCCTTGGTTTGCAGTGAAGAGGACTGagcatttgctttctttaattGGGATGTAAATGCACATTCCCATAATCGggtctaaaaataaatgtcttaaaAGACTTGCGAAGGTATGACAAACTGAAATAGCTAAttaatttctcctttccctgaaaTGCTTAACTCCttataccttaaaaaaaaatgtaattaatgcCAGGAGTGTGGTGTCACATCGCTATTGGAAATGACTGTGGATTTCCAAAACCCAAATCAAGTTTTTTAACCTTAAATTTCAGTACTTGGGTTTGATTCCTCTGTATCCCTGTACTTACAATGACACTATTTTTCTTACCATAGTTCAAAGATTGTGGGTTTTGTCAACATCTGTAAAATGCACTTTCTGAAGCTGTCTCATGGTGCAGGTCCCATGGGAGGTGGAAAGTAGGAGTATGCGTACTGGAAGCCCTTCCTCAGGAGTactcttgggttttttcactCATTTACAAGAACCAGAGTTTTGACAGGAGGGTTGTAGAAAATGAACCCGTTCCGACTGAACTTTGAGAAAAAGCACTAATTTTGAACCCAAATATTCTCAAAAgactgggttttatttctgcttccttgAGAAGGAAGGTTGATGCATGTGTTTTGAGATGCAAATTTTTGTGTCCTATTGCTGGTGGTGGTTTCAAGACCAGTGTAAAACAGCTGGGTTGGCATGCCTGTGAACCCTCCCTTTTCCAGAGATTTGAGCAATAACTCCAAGCTTTCAATATTACCTAGTGTTTCTTTTACGCAGTATTCCCTCCAATAATAAAAGGACAGTGTGTTTTCAGGTTCTTAAATTTAAGCTCCAAATCTTGAGGAAACTTGGAATCAGCAAAGTGGTCACACCTACTACTTGGCAGCCTGCATGCTTTGTAACAGGTTCTTTAGCTGTCTTCAAAAT comes from the Falco peregrinus isolate bFalPer1 chromosome 8, bFalPer1.pri, whole genome shotgun sequence genome and includes:
- the CCNT2 gene encoding cyclin-T2 isoform X2; its protein translation is MAAAGSGAGSLARGGGGSSTASRWFFSREQLENTPSRRCGVEADKELSYRQQAANLIQDMGQRLNVSQLTINTAIVYMHRFYMHHSFTKFNRNIISPTALFLAAKVEEQPRKLEHVIKVAHACLHPQEPQLDTKSDAYLQQAQELVILETIMLQTLGFEITIEHPHTDVVKCTQLVRASKDLAQTSYFMATNSLHLTTFCLQYKPTVIACVCIHLACKWSNWEIPVSTDGKHWWEYVDPSVTLELLDELTHEFLQILEKTPSRLKRIRNWQANQAAKKPKGEGQVSENSLLGSSLVQNSILVDTVTGVAANTSFQKPSTSFPAPVPLTSGSISVPDSHAPENLAILATGMPSTSYSLASHQEWPQHQEQTRTEQIYSQKQETLPAGQYNMNFQPGTSVQLHSGVHHRPDKLAEHSAVKQEYSHKSGNKHHGQVAAPVIIPQKMSLDKYREKRKLETLELDMREHYVATPGEQQHKKHVQPQPASSSSVTSPIKMKIPIANAEKPEKHFSDKKEKGGSLKLRIPIPPTEKGASKEELKMKIKVSSSERHSSSDEGSGKSKHSSPHVSKEHKEKHKEHSLNRHHSTGHKHSHSHSGGSSSGGSKHSTDGVAPTVLRSPVGLSSDGNSSSSGSSRKKLHSNDASHNHHSKMSKSSKSSGGLRTSQHPRETGQETSGERS
- the CCNT2 gene encoding cyclin-T2 isoform X5; amino-acid sequence: MYAISERSVTFNCFSSKDLAQTSYFMATNSLHLTTFCLQYKPTVIACVCIHLACKWSNWEIPVSTDGKHWWEYVDPSVTLELLDELTHEFLQILEKTPSRLKRIRNWQANQAAKKPKGEGQVSENSLLGSSLVQNSILVDTVTGVAANTSFQKPSTSFPAPVPLTSGSISVPDSHAPENLAILATGMPSTSYSLASHQEWPQHQEQTRTEQIYSQKQETLPAGQYNMNFQPGTSVQLHSGVHHRPDKLAEHSAVKQEYSHKSGNKHHGQVAAPVIIPQKMSLDKYREKRKLETLELDMREHYVATPGEQQHKKHVQPQPASSSSVTSPIKMKIPIANAEKPEKHFSDKKEKGGSLKLRIPIPPTEKGASKEELKMKIKVSSSERHSSSDEGSGKSKHSSPHVSKEHKEKHKEHSLNRHHSTGHKHSHSHSGGSSSGGSKHSTDGVAPTVLRSPVGLSSDGNSSSSGSSRKKLHSNDASHNHHSKMSKSSKSSGSSSSSSSVKQYVSSHNSVFNLPLPPPPPVTYQVGYGHLSTLVKLDKKPVENGPDANHQYSTNSQHMDYKDTFDMLDSLLSAQGMNM
- the CCNT2 gene encoding cyclin-T2 isoform X1, with product MAAAGSGAGSLARGGGGSSTASRWFFSREQLENTPSRRCGVEADKELSYRQQAANLIQDMGQRLNVSQLTINTAIVYMHRFYMHHSFTKFNRNIISPTALFLAAKVEEQPRKLEHVIKVAHACLHPQEPQLDTKSDAYLQQAQELVILETIMLQTLGFEITIEHPHTDVVKCTQLVRASKDLAQTSYFMATNSLHLTTFCLQYKPTVIACVCIHLACKWSNWEIPVSTDGKHWWEYVDPSVTLELLDELTHEFLQILEKTPSRLKRIRNWQANQAAKKPKGEGQVSENSLLGSSLVQNSILVDTVTGVAANTSFQKPSTSFPAPVPLTSGSISVPDSHAPENLAILATGMPSTSYSLASHQEWPQHQEQTRTEQIYSQKQETLPAGQYNMNFQPGTSVQLHSGVHHRPDKLAEHSAVKQEYSHKSGNKHHGQVAAPVIIPQKMSLDKYREKRKLETLELDMREHYVATPGEQQHKKHVQPQPASSSSVTSPIKMKIPIANAEKPEKHFSDKKEKGGSLKLRIPIPPTEKGASKEELKMKIKVSSSERHSSSDEGSGKSKHSSPHVSKEHKEKHKEHSLNRHHSTGHKHSHSHSGGSSSGGSKHSTDGVAPTVLRSPVGLSSDGNSSSSGSSRKKLHSNDASHNHHSKMSKSSKSSGSSSSSSSVKQYVSSHNSVFNLPLPPPPPVTYQVGYGHLSTLVKLDKKPVENGPDANHQYSTNSQHMDYKDTFDMLDSLLSAQGMNM
- the CCNT2 gene encoding cyclin-T2 isoform X4 translates to MKAAFNLQLKPLCPAIPLYACYTSKDLAQTSYFMATNSLHLTTFCLQYKPTVIACVCIHLACKWSNWEIPVSTDGKHWWEYVDPSVTLELLDELTHEFLQILEKTPSRLKRIRNWQANQAAKKPKGEGQVSENSLLGSSLVQNSILVDTVTGVAANTSFQKPSTSFPAPVPLTSGSISVPDSHAPENLAILATGMPSTSYSLASHQEWPQHQEQTRTEQIYSQKQETLPAGQYNMNFQPGTSVQLHSGVHHRPDKLAEHSAVKQEYSHKSGNKHHGQVAAPVIIPQKMSLDKYREKRKLETLELDMREHYVATPGEQQHKKHVQPQPASSSSVTSPIKMKIPIANAEKPEKHFSDKKEKGGSLKLRIPIPPTEKGASKEELKMKIKVSSSERHSSSDEGSGKSKHSSPHVSKEHKEKHKEHSLNRHHSTGHKHSHSHSGGSSSGGSKHSTDGVAPTVLRSPVGLSSDGNSSSSGSSRKKLHSNDASHNHHSKMSKSSKSSGSSSSSSSVKQYVSSHNSVFNLPLPPPPPVTYQVGYGHLSTLVKLDKKPVENGPDANHQYSTNSQHMDYKDTFDMLDSLLSAQGMNM
- the CCNT2 gene encoding cyclin-T2 isoform X6, translating into MATNSLHLTTFCLQYKPTVIACVCIHLACKWSNWEIPVSTDGKHWWEYVDPSVTLELLDELTHEFLQILEKTPSRLKRIRNWQANQAAKKPKGEGQVSENSLLGSSLVQNSILVDTVTGVAANTSFQKPSTSFPAPVPLTSGSISVPDSHAPENLAILATGMPSTSYSLASHQEWPQHQEQTRTEQIYSQKQETLPAGQYNMNFQPGTSVQLHSGVHHRPDKLAEHSAVKQEYSHKSGNKHHGQVAAPVIIPQKMSLDKYREKRKLETLELDMREHYVATPGEQQHKKHVQPQPASSSSVTSPIKMKIPIANAEKPEKHFSDKKEKGGSLKLRIPIPPTEKGASKEELKMKIKVSSSERHSSSDEGSGKSKHSSPHVSKEHKEKHKEHSLNRHHSTGHKHSHSHSGGSSSGGSKHSTDGVAPTVLRSPVGLSSDGNSSSSGSSRKKLHSNDASHNHHSKMSKSSKSSGSSSSSSSVKQYVSSHNSVFNLPLPPPPPVTYQVGYGHLSTLVKLDKKPVENGPDANHQYSTNSQHMDYKDTFDMLDSLLSAQGMNM
- the CCNT2 gene encoding cyclin-T2 isoform X3, with product MLQTLGFEITIEHPHTDVVKCTQLVRASKDLAQTSYFMATNSLHLTTFCLQYKPTVIACVCIHLACKWSNWEIPVSTDGKHWWEYVDPSVTLELLDELTHEFLQILEKTPSRLKRIRNWQANQAAKKPKGEGQVSENSLLGSSLVQNSILVDTVTGVAANTSFQKPSTSFPAPVPLTSGSISVPDSHAPENLAILATGMPSTSYSLASHQEWPQHQEQTRTEQIYSQKQETLPAGQYNMNFQPGTSVQLHSGVHHRPDKLAEHSAVKQEYSHKSGNKHHGQVAAPVIIPQKMSLDKYREKRKLETLELDMREHYVATPGEQQHKKHVQPQPASSSSVTSPIKMKIPIANAEKPEKHFSDKKEKGGSLKLRIPIPPTEKGASKEELKMKIKVSSSERHSSSDEGSGKSKHSSPHVSKEHKEKHKEHSLNRHHSTGHKHSHSHSGGSSSGGSKHSTDGVAPTVLRSPVGLSSDGNSSSSGSSRKKLHSNDASHNHHSKMSKSSKSSGSSSSSSSVKQYVSSHNSVFNLPLPPPPPVTYQVGYGHLSTLVKLDKKPVENGPDANHQYSTNSQHMDYKDTFDMLDSLLSAQGMNM